A window of Flavobacterium flavigenum contains these coding sequences:
- a CDS encoding LytR/AlgR family response regulator transcription factor yields the protein MITALLIDDDKHLRTGLKALLERYTNDIFIIGEAESVKTGIAAIEKLRPQVIFLDIHLTDGTGFDILENLSKVNGKLKAHVVFITAHEQYALKAFKFSALDFILKPVDPEELQDTIVKIKEAAGKKNSFENIDLLLENIRKKVDNFKRIALSTSDGIHLFEVADIIRCEAKANYTEFFIKNHKPVLISKTLKEYEELLTEHGFERIHQSHLINLSYLKSYIKSDGGYVIMADNSNIPIAQSKKEKLQELIKSL from the coding sequence ATGATAACAGCATTACTTATAGACGATGACAAACATTTAAGAACCGGTTTAAAAGCACTTTTAGAGCGTTATACCAATGATATTTTTATTATTGGTGAAGCCGAAAGTGTCAAAACAGGAATAGCGGCCATTGAAAAGTTGCGTCCGCAGGTTATTTTTTTGGATATTCACCTCACTGACGGGACCGGTTTTGATATTTTGGAAAATCTTTCAAAAGTAAACGGAAAACTAAAAGCTCATGTTGTTTTTATTACGGCCCATGAGCAATATGCTTTGAAAGCGTTTAAATTCAGTGCTCTTGATTTTATTCTGAAACCCGTTGATCCTGAAGAATTGCAGGATACCATAGTAAAAATAAAAGAAGCAGCCGGTAAAAAGAACTCCTTTGAAAACATCGATTTGCTGCTCGAAAACATTCGGAAAAAAGTAGATAATTTTAAGCGAATCGCTTTATCCACCAGTGACGGTATTCATCTGTTTGAAGTAGCTGATATTATTCGTTGTGAGGCTAAAGCCAATTATACTGAGTTTTTTATAAAAAATCACAAACCGGTGCTGATTTCAAAAACATTAAAAGAATATGAAGAACTGCTTACAGAACATGGTTTTGAACGCATACACCAATCACATTTAATTAATCTTTCGTATTTGAAATCTTATATAAAATCAGATGGGGGTTATGTGATCATGGCGGATAACAGTAATATTCCAATCGCCCAAAGCAAAAAAGAAAAACTGCAGGAACTAATCAAATCCTTATAA
- a CDS encoding tetratricopeptide repeat-containing sensor histidine kinase: MSDNKQEQAKVNLKLHLIIFFFVFHFCEILHAQHVQLDSLKRFVENTKIDTLKADRYNKIADLYKEIDPDLTFSYAQKAIVISLKNEYHFGLATAYLNKGNASIILGNYSDALKFFKDAQSEFETALQKERNKNRIKSGLARAYASSGVVYSEQGDYTSSLKNYEEGLKLYQQIDEKEGISKTLNNIGILYKSQKKYLKALQYLKEAHQIQIILGEKNAPMTLTNIGVIYFEIGEYQNAIQYYQKAQKGFKKNENKRGSALLNNYLGDYYAEQRNFILANEYYQKSLALYEEIQNKFGASLALYNIGLLLQEQKKYKEAVHFATKSLACAREIGVLDQTYHTEELLSELYESLKEPEAALTHYKKSIIARDSIINQETSKKFAMAEMNYEYKKKEALLSEKHKREFQLIVFSVLGGILLIVLGCVIYNRMQVKRQLTLKKELAEYEQKALHLQMNPHFVFNCLSSISSFIVQNGTDSALKYLSKFSKLMRLTLEYSKGSLIPIDKEIESLQNYLELEQLRFENKFEFEINSTENVEFNVGLPPLLIQPFVENAILHGLVPKQGKGKINVDFDVQNEQLICTITDDGIGLSESKLLKENSVTAHQSMALNITKKRLKIMESITSKSARIEILELNSKNQTGTKAILYLPVQYIS; this comes from the coding sequence TTGTCAGACAACAAACAAGAACAAGCAAAAGTGAATCTAAAATTACATCTTATAATTTTCTTTTTCGTCTTTCATTTCTGCGAAATATTACATGCGCAACATGTTCAGCTAGATAGTTTAAAAAGATTTGTTGAGAATACTAAAATTGATACTCTAAAAGCTGATCGGTACAATAAAATAGCTGATTTATATAAAGAAATCGACCCTGATTTGACTTTTTCCTATGCTCAGAAAGCAATTGTTATTAGTTTAAAAAACGAATATCATTTTGGACTTGCAACAGCTTATTTAAACAAGGGAAATGCTTCTATTATACTTGGGAATTATTCTGATGCATTGAAATTCTTTAAAGATGCACAATCAGAATTTGAAACGGCATTACAAAAAGAAAGGAATAAAAACAGAATAAAAAGTGGTCTGGCACGTGCCTATGCAAGTTCAGGAGTTGTGTATTCAGAGCAGGGCGATTATACTTCATCACTAAAAAATTATGAAGAAGGCCTAAAATTATATCAGCAGATTGACGAAAAGGAAGGTATTTCTAAAACCCTGAATAATATTGGAATTCTTTACAAATCACAGAAAAAGTATCTTAAAGCATTACAATATCTTAAAGAAGCTCATCAGATACAAATCATTTTAGGGGAGAAAAATGCGCCTATGACATTGACTAATATTGGCGTTATTTATTTCGAAATCGGCGAATATCAAAATGCAATTCAGTATTACCAAAAAGCTCAAAAAGGATTTAAGAAAAATGAAAACAAACGAGGCTCTGCCTTACTCAATAATTATTTGGGAGATTATTATGCAGAGCAGAGGAATTTTATTCTGGCGAATGAATATTATCAAAAATCATTGGCTTTGTATGAAGAAATTCAGAATAAATTCGGGGCTTCTCTGGCTTTGTACAACATCGGATTGCTGTTACAGGAGCAGAAAAAATATAAAGAAGCTGTACATTTTGCTACGAAATCATTGGCCTGTGCCCGGGAAATTGGTGTACTGGATCAAACCTATCATACGGAAGAGTTGTTAAGTGAATTATATGAATCCTTAAAAGAACCTGAAGCTGCTTTAACTCACTACAAAAAATCAATTATTGCCCGTGACAGTATCATCAATCAGGAAACAAGCAAAAAGTTTGCAATGGCCGAAATGAATTATGAGTATAAGAAAAAAGAGGCCTTACTTTCTGAAAAGCACAAAAGAGAATTTCAGTTGATTGTATTCTCTGTTTTGGGAGGGATTTTACTCATTGTTTTAGGCTGCGTAATTTATAACCGGATGCAGGTAAAACGCCAGCTCACACTTAAAAAAGAATTAGCGGAATACGAACAAAAGGCTCTGCATCTGCAAATGAACCCTCATTTTGTATTCAACTGCCTGAGTTCAATTTCAAGTTTTATTGTACAAAACGGAACCGATTCGGCGCTAAAATATTTGTCGAAATTTTCAAAGCTCATGCGTCTGACGCTCGAATATTCTAAAGGCTCTCTTATTCCGATTGATAAAGAAATTGAAAGCCTTCAGAATTATCTGGAACTGGAACAGCTTCGTTTTGAGAATAAATTTGAATTCGAAATCAATTCAACCGAAAATGTCGAATTTAACGTAGGGCTGCCTCCTTTGCTGATTCAGCCTTTTGTAGAAAATGCGATTCTTCACGGTTTGGTTCCTAAACAAGGAAAAGGAAAAATAAATGTTGATTTTGATGTACAAAATGAACAGCTGATCTGCACCATTACCGATGACGGAATTGGACTATCAGAATCCAAACTCTTAAAGGAAAATTCGGTTACAGCACATCAGTCGATGGCGTTAAACATCACAAAAAAACGCCTTAAGATCATGGAATCTATTACATCTAAATCGGCAAGGATTGAAATACTCGAACTAAATTCAAAAAACCAAACAGGTACAAAAGCAATATTGTATTTGCCTGTTCAATATATATCATAA
- a CDS encoding PKD domain-containing protein yields MKKLYFLTLFFLLIISTAAYSYNCNDRNNFTNKDYSNFIAPSVDFNFTNDGACSGTPVTFTPIVNGNAPFSYKWDFGDGTSSTEMNPSHNFTAVGCGTQNFSVKLTVTDASGETSITKTVSVKQKPDLKFTDLNAPGSNKPFERCGDNNSNPKYTINVGNSSASASCITSYNVNWGDGSTETNVTFPKSHEYQKLGSYNMVITAVGSCNNSVTYVVKNSNNPIGSLIAPGNTTNLCVPVDPMDFAIGSWALNPSDTRYVVDYGDGTTQSYTQAQLENSVYYNRFNPQASQNFPIPHKFTRANCPTGNTVILTITTSCGSTYLTAGPIIILDVPVISFSIPSVACVNSSVRFNNSTYAGYTNGCSTVNVYTWDFGDGTTSREVNPYHSYAAPGTYKVTLKATTPCGVGLDVAPQYICVEPVLQPQFTFGNACASETVQITNTTDTNLSCGVSSFFWDVTGYSPAYCGKETSPGSGRGQWNFANGTYSSSKDPAFNFTTPGIYYLRLRTWNSCGIERETTQAIHVKKKPVISLKPISDFCKSATIYPEGLVEETCSPPSEITYLWSFPGGTPSTSTLPNPGAINYTKTGNYVATFSVTNSCGTSTVSRNFSVDMVLSPVITPKTAKICSGNTFQVIPFSNGTTDNVPSGTTYVWSNPVVSPPGAISGASAQSSPRTSISQTLINNTASPATVTYTVSPISTSCPGPDFTVTVTVEPTIKVTQTIKNVTCYGLSDGSISLNISGGTPHTTGKPYIISWTGPNNFKSFDENISNLKMGTYYLSITDNGGCPINTSYYVSEPGEFRITGESKNDITCFGLKNGTINTSVTGGTPPYNFVWTKDGAPYAVNSGNLNNLEKGVYQVKITEANNCNILTGTSFTIIEPPLLEVKWESQVDVLCYGYNTGEINVSSSGGRLPHRYSWTGPNGFRSNLQNLKNLYAGIYNLTVTDNSGCTVSLKVEILQNPEIKLNYSVTHLTCFSVRDGVIKINSITGGVPFATGDPYIIKWSNLGTGMEQSNLSAGNYLITITDALGCPKDFPITVNNAPVFMINPDFQNISCHGANDAHIRLNLVGGQAPLKLEWSDGSTAGIERNNLGPGVYKVKITDAKLCFIEAEYRVIDPLELEIRGDVSNPLDCDKANTGVIDLVVTGGTAPYTYAWSNGARTEDLSQLTPDNYTVTVTDSRGCKKSDTFKIIRFEQLTPTIEVLTDFNCETRFVDQTFVGHVKGGIPPYTLKWSDGVVSGTNGEIMKTDNKGLIIFTVTDSFGCTADVNHNVKKPVLGVANFSTSSYGKEMFDLYSIYDPVKFTNQATGDFTSTSWDFGDGNFSTETSPEHIYTREGTYTIKQVVNYPFGCQYSYETSILVEKGYKLVMPNAFTPNNDGINDSFAPVFQGLNNVTLDIYDTWGGIIYTESGVNIHGWRGKIKDLDAENGNYYYRITAKTFYNHTITEKGSLTLIK; encoded by the coding sequence ATGAAGAAACTCTACTTCTTAACATTATTTTTTCTTTTAATCATTTCTACTGCTGCCTATAGTTATAATTGCAACGATAGAAATAATTTTACGAATAAAGATTACAGCAATTTTATAGCGCCGAGCGTCGATTTTAATTTTACTAATGATGGTGCCTGTTCCGGAACTCCTGTCACATTTACCCCTATAGTAAACGGGAACGCTCCCTTTTCTTACAAATGGGATTTTGGAGACGGAACTAGTTCAACAGAAATGAATCCAAGTCATAACTTTACAGCAGTTGGCTGTGGAACTCAAAATTTCAGTGTAAAACTAACTGTTACAGATGCCAGTGGGGAAACTTCTATTACAAAAACTGTTTCTGTAAAACAAAAACCCGATTTAAAATTTACCGACCTGAATGCCCCGGGTTCTAATAAACCTTTTGAAAGATGCGGGGACAATAATTCAAATCCAAAATATACTATTAATGTTGGAAACAGTTCAGCTTCTGCTTCATGTATAACATCTTATAATGTTAACTGGGGAGACGGAAGTACGGAAACAAATGTCACTTTCCCAAAAAGCCATGAATACCAGAAATTAGGTTCTTATAATATGGTAATTACGGCCGTTGGAAGCTGTAATAATTCTGTCACTTATGTAGTTAAAAATTCTAACAATCCCATTGGTTCCCTTATTGCTCCTGGAAACACTACCAATTTATGTGTTCCGGTTGACCCAATGGATTTTGCAATTGGTTCCTGGGCACTTAACCCTTCAGATACCAGGTATGTAGTTGACTATGGCGATGGCACAACTCAAAGTTATACTCAGGCACAACTTGAAAATTCTGTTTATTATAACAGATTCAATCCTCAGGCTTCACAAAATTTCCCTATTCCTCATAAGTTTACAAGAGCGAATTGTCCAACAGGAAATACCGTAATCTTAACTATTACAACTTCTTGCGGAAGTACTTATCTTACTGCCGGACCTATTATTATTTTGGATGTACCGGTAATCAGTTTTAGCATTCCGTCTGTTGCATGTGTAAATTCAAGTGTACGCTTCAATAATTCAACGTATGCCGGTTATACTAATGGCTGTAGTACTGTAAATGTTTATACCTGGGATTTTGGAGACGGAACAACTTCCAGAGAGGTTAATCCATATCATTCCTATGCAGCACCTGGAACTTATAAAGTTACACTCAAAGCTACAACCCCATGTGGCGTCGGATTAGATGTTGCTCCACAATATATATGTGTGGAACCTGTATTACAGCCACAATTTACTTTTGGTAATGCCTGTGCTTCAGAAACGGTTCAGATAACCAATACTACTGATACAAATTTAAGCTGTGGTGTTTCAAGTTTCTTTTGGGATGTGACTGGTTATTCTCCGGCGTATTGTGGTAAAGAAACTTCACCGGGATCAGGAAGAGGTCAATGGAATTTTGCAAACGGAACTTATTCCTCTTCTAAAGATCCTGCTTTTAATTTTACAACACCAGGAATTTATTATCTAAGACTTAGAACCTGGAATTCGTGTGGAATAGAGCGTGAAACCACTCAGGCAATCCATGTAAAAAAGAAGCCTGTTATTTCCTTGAAACCAATTTCAGATTTTTGTAAATCGGCAACAATCTACCCGGAAGGATTAGTAGAAGAAACCTGTTCCCCTCCTTCAGAAATCACTTATTTGTGGAGTTTCCCGGGCGGTACACCGTCAACTTCTACATTACCTAATCCTGGGGCTATTAATTATACTAAAACAGGAAATTATGTCGCTACATTTAGCGTTACAAACAGTTGTGGTACCTCAACAGTATCAAGAAATTTTTCTGTTGACATGGTTCTTTCTCCTGTTATAACTCCTAAAACAGCAAAGATATGCAGCGGCAATACTTTTCAGGTTATACCTTTCAGCAACGGAACAACAGATAATGTCCCTTCAGGAACTACTTATGTATGGTCTAATCCTGTAGTTTCTCCGCCGGGTGCTATAAGCGGTGCCAGTGCACAATCAAGCCCAAGAACAAGTATTAGTCAGACATTAATAAATAATACTGCCAGTCCTGCAACGGTAACCTATACTGTATCTCCAATATCAACTTCATGTCCCGGACCTGATTTTACGGTTACCGTCACCGTAGAACCAACAATAAAAGTTACTCAGACTATAAAAAATGTCACTTGTTATGGATTGAGTGATGGTTCAATCAGCTTAAATATAAGTGGAGGAACACCCCATACAACAGGAAAACCCTATATTATATCCTGGACAGGTCCTAATAATTTTAAAAGTTTTGATGAGAATATTTCTAATTTAAAAATGGGTACCTATTATTTATCGATTACAGATAATGGAGGTTGTCCTATTAATACTTCATATTACGTATCAGAGCCTGGAGAATTTAGGATTACAGGCGAAAGTAAAAACGACATTACGTGTTTTGGATTAAAAAACGGAACCATTAATACCTCTGTAACCGGCGGAACACCACCTTATAATTTTGTCTGGACAAAAGATGGGGCTCCATATGCTGTTAATTCCGGAAACCTAAACAATTTAGAAAAAGGGGTTTATCAGGTAAAAATAACAGAAGCTAACAATTGCAACATTCTTACAGGAACCAGTTTTACCATTATTGAACCTCCATTATTAGAAGTAAAATGGGAAAGCCAGGTTGATGTTTTATGCTACGGATATAATACCGGTGAAATTAATGTTAGTTCATCAGGAGGAAGATTACCCCATCGTTATAGCTGGACAGGACCAAACGGATTTAGGAGTAATCTTCAAAATTTAAAAAACCTTTATGCCGGCATATATAATTTAACGGTTACGGATAATTCAGGTTGTACTGTTTCTCTAAAAGTAGAAATACTTCAAAACCCGGAAATAAAATTAAATTACTCTGTCACTCATTTAACTTGTTTCAGCGTGAGGGATGGAGTTATAAAAATTAATTCTATCACAGGAGGAGTACCTTTTGCAACCGGCGATCCGTATATTATAAAATGGAGTAATTTAGGAACGGGTATGGAACAGTCTAATTTATCTGCAGGAAACTATTTAATTACCATTACTGATGCCTTGGGATGTCCGAAAGATTTTCCTATAACGGTTAACAATGCGCCGGTATTTATGATCAATCCTGATTTTCAAAATATTTCGTGCCATGGGGCAAATGATGCACACATCCGACTTAATCTTGTTGGCGGGCAGGCACCACTTAAACTGGAATGGAGTGATGGTTCTACAGCTGGGATTGAGCGAAACAACTTAGGCCCGGGAGTCTATAAAGTAAAAATTACCGATGCCAAATTATGTTTTATAGAAGCCGAATATAGAGTTATTGATCCGCTTGAGCTGGAAATAAGAGGAGATGTTTCAAATCCGCTTGACTGTGATAAAGCAAATACTGGTGTTATTGACCTTGTTGTTACCGGAGGTACTGCACCTTATACTTATGCCTGGTCTAATGGGGCACGAACTGAAGATTTAAGCCAGCTTACTCCTGACAACTATACTGTTACGGTAACAGACTCAAGAGGCTGTAAAAAATCAGATACCTTTAAAATTATCCGATTCGAACAACTTACACCCACAATCGAAGTGTTAACTGATTTTAATTGCGAGACCCGATTTGTAGATCAGACATTTGTAGGACACGTTAAAGGAGGTATTCCGCCTTATACTTTAAAATGGTCAGACGGAGTTGTTTCTGGTACTAATGGCGAAATAATGAAAACCGATAATAAAGGGTTAATCATTTTTACAGTTACCGATAGTTTTGGCTGTACTGCCGATGTAAATCATAATGTCAAAAAACCTGTTTTAGGTGTCGCAAATTTCTCTACAAGCTCTTACGGAAAAGAGATGTTTGATCTTTATTCTATTTACGATCCGGTTAAATTTACAAATCAGGCCACAGGGGATTTCACAAGTACATCATGGGATTTTGGAGACGGTAATTTTTCAACAGAAACAAGTCCGGAACACATTTATACCAGAGAAGGGACCTATACCATCAAACAAGTTGTGAACTATCCTTTCGGATGCCAGTATTCTTATGAAACCAGTATTCTTGTAGAAAAAGGATATAAGCTCGTTATGCCGAACGCTTTTACGCCGAATAATGACGGAATCAACGATTCATTTGCACCTGTATTTCAGGGACTCAACAATGTAACCCTTGATATTTATGATACTTGGGGAGGTATTATTTATACAGAAAGCGGAGTAAACATTCATGGCTGGAGAGGAAAAATTAAGGATCTGGACGCTGAAAACGGTAATTACTATTACAGGATAACGGCCAAAACGTTCTACAACCACACTATAACAGAAAAAGGATCATTAACATTAATTAAATAA
- a CDS encoding PorP/SprF family type IX secretion system membrane protein, translating to MRLRLLFVILITCCFYTKTRAQDPIFTQYFLVPETLNAGFTGFMETTYAGIIHREQWPELDLSVDTDYAFVNTWSDKLNSGIGLNILNQRENASKYNFTQINANYAYRVRINDTWTFRPGIEAGFGLKSFAFGNLLLEDQINIGGSNNATSIDPLLANDRVTFFDVSAGMVFNTDDLWIGLSMKHLNRPNIALSANGNLPLNTFFSLSSGYEFLVADYIDVLFFPYETKMFFTSNYMQQGRYNRFDLGASILFEKMFFGTTFVTNPAKNGMNNELLTSVNFFTGLQYEHLRLGLSYDLNTTKIGRTGGVYELSLTYQFDLSRKCFGCPNYGDN from the coding sequence ATGAGATTAAGATTATTATTTGTTATACTGATAACATGTTGTTTTTATACCAAAACAAGAGCACAGGATCCAATTTTTACACAATATTTTTTAGTTCCCGAAACCCTAAATGCTGGTTTCACCGGTTTTATGGAAACTACTTACGCCGGAATTATACATCGCGAACAATGGCCTGAATTAGACCTAAGTGTCGATACTGATTATGCTTTTGTAAATACCTGGAGTGACAAACTTAACAGTGGAATCGGCTTAAACATTTTAAACCAGAGAGAAAATGCTTCCAAATATAATTTTACACAAATCAATGCCAATTATGCATACAGGGTAAGAATAAATGATACATGGACTTTCAGACCTGGTATTGAAGCTGGTTTTGGTTTAAAATCATTTGCCTTTGGAAATTTACTATTGGAAGATCAGATCAATATAGGCGGTTCAAACAATGCAACTTCTATCGATCCTCTGCTAGCTAATGACAGGGTTACTTTTTTTGATGTGTCTGCCGGAATGGTTTTCAATACAGATGATCTTTGGATCGGTCTTTCGATGAAACACCTCAACCGACCAAATATTGCCCTGAGTGCAAACGGAAACCTGCCATTAAATACCTTTTTCTCGCTAAGCAGCGGATATGAATTTCTGGTAGCAGATTATATTGATGTATTGTTTTTTCCGTATGAAACTAAAATGTTTTTTACTTCAAACTACATGCAGCAAGGAAGATATAACCGATTTGATTTAGGCGCTTCTATCTTATTCGAAAAAATGTTTTTTGGAACAACATTCGTTACAAATCCTGCTAAAAACGGAATGAACAATGAATTACTAACCTCAGTCAATTTTTTCACAGGATTGCAATACGAACATTTACGATTAGGACTTTCATATGATCTTAATACTACCAAAATAGGAAGAACCGGAGGCGTTTATGAACTTTCATTAACCTATCAGTTTGATTTGTCACGTAAATGTTTCGGATGCCCGAATTATGGGGATAACTAA
- a CDS encoding VOC family protein, which translates to MKFSNIRLLVNDFDNCFTFYNDILGLECTWGKPGDNFASFNIGIPSGLALFKAELMSLAINEKAEKNETFQDKMAIIIEVESVDATYILLQSKGVKFLTEPKDMPAWGIRVVHFRDPEHNLIELYSELPKEKWDNH; encoded by the coding sequence ATGAAATTTAGCAATATTAGACTTTTAGTAAATGACTTTGATAATTGTTTTACTTTTTACAATGATATTCTTGGCTTAGAATGTACGTGGGGAAAACCAGGTGATAATTTTGCCAGTTTTAATATCGGTATCCCCTCAGGCCTTGCTTTGTTTAAGGCAGAACTAATGAGTCTTGCCATCAATGAAAAAGCGGAAAAAAATGAAACTTTTCAGGACAAAATGGCTATCATCATAGAAGTGGAGAGTGTTGATGCAACTTATATTTTATTACAAAGTAAAGGAGTGAAGTTTTTAACTGAACCTAAAGATATGCCAGCTTGGGGAATTAGAGTAGTACATTTTAGAGATCCTGAACATAATTTAATCGAATTATATTCGGAGCTGCCAAAAGAAAAATGGGACAATCATTAA
- a CDS encoding DUF6597 domain-containing transcriptional factor yields the protein MIYKEFQPDVVLSDFVKNYWWFDNSTDQQLDFTILPDGCFDLIVSFNNQQQEEISLTGLWTKQVEISIDPNVQLFGIRFKLLAADYIIQQSVASFCDSEEIKESSFWELDKTSFEDLESVTDKLDKRMLSILNGQKEIDSRKQKLFSLLYQTNGELTVEDYSKQVFWTSRQINRYFKSRFGISLKSYCKILKCYASYKHIKKGQLYPEHNYFDQSHFIKDLKKVTGNKPTELFENKNDRFLQLTTISEK from the coding sequence ATGATTTATAAAGAATTTCAGCCCGATGTAGTGCTAAGTGATTTTGTTAAGAACTATTGGTGGTTTGATAATTCAACAGATCAGCAACTTGATTTTACTATTCTGCCGGACGGCTGTTTTGATTTAATTGTTTCATTTAATAACCAGCAGCAGGAAGAAATTTCATTAACCGGATTGTGGACAAAACAAGTAGAAATATCCATTGATCCCAATGTTCAGCTTTTCGGAATCCGTTTTAAGCTATTGGCGGCTGATTATATTATACAGCAAAGTGTTGCATCATTTTGTGATAGTGAAGAAATAAAAGAAAGCAGTTTTTGGGAATTAGATAAAACTTCATTTGAAGATTTGGAAAGTGTAACAGACAAATTGGATAAAAGAATGCTTTCGATTTTAAATGGTCAAAAAGAAATTGATAGTAGAAAGCAAAAGCTTTTCTCTCTATTGTATCAAACAAATGGTGAACTGACAGTTGAAGATTATTCAAAACAGGTTTTTTGGACGAGTCGGCAAATTAATCGCTATTTTAAAAGCAGATTTGGTATTTCTCTAAAGTCCTATTGTAAAATTTTAAAATGTTATGCTTCTTACAAACATATCAAGAAGGGACAGCTTTACCCTGAACATAATTATTTTGATCAGTCACATTTTATAAAAGACCTGAAAAAAGTAACAGGGAATAAGCCAACTGAATTGTTTGAGAATAAAAACGACCGATTTTTACAATTGACAACGATAAGTGAAAAGTAG